A genomic region of Lysinibacillus sp. 2017 contains the following coding sequences:
- the tpx gene encoding thiol peroxidase gives MAQVTFKNSPVTLIGKEVKVGDNAPDFKVLANDLSEVTLKDSEGKIRLFSVVPSLDTGVCDQQTRKFNEAAGELGDNVIIYTVSMDLPFAQKRWCGAAGIENVVTVSDHRDASFGEAYGVHMKELRLLARSIFVVDEAGKVVYVEYVSEGTTHPNYEAAIEAVKALSK, from the coding sequence ATGGCACAAGTAACATTTAAGAACAGTCCAGTAACATTAATCGGTAAAGAGGTAAAAGTGGGCGACAACGCACCTGATTTCAAAGTGTTAGCAAATGATTTGTCAGAAGTAACATTAAAAGATTCAGAAGGTAAAATTCGTTTATTCTCAGTAGTTCCATCATTAGATACAGGTGTTTGTGATCAACAAACACGTAAATTCAATGAAGCAGCAGGGGAATTAGGCGATAATGTTATTATTTATACAGTATCAATGGATTTACCATTTGCTCAAAAACGTTGGTGTGGTGCAGCAGGTATTGAAAATGTTGTAACTGTTTCTGACCATCGTGATGCTTCATTTGGTGAAGCATATGGCGTACATATGAAAGAATTACGCCTATTAGCTCGCTCTATTTTCGTAGTAGACGAAGCAGGTAAGGTTGTGTATGTAGAATACGTTTCAGAAGGTACAACACATCCAAACTATGAAGCTGCCATTGAAGCAGTAAAAGCTCTTTCAAAATAA